A single region of the Oncorhynchus kisutch isolate 150728-3 linkage group LG30, Okis_V2, whole genome shotgun sequence genome encodes:
- the paxip1 gene encoding PAX-interacting protein 1 → MSDEEPKVPEDLFKDVKFYVVGDIDQKVVQLLKAGKGKEVSYNALATHIIAEDGDNPEVGESREVFDLPVVKPSWVTLSVRCGDLLPVTGFSPESGQIFFGVTACLPKLPEDLNTLWALITFYGGDCQLNLNKKCTHLIVPEPKGEKYEVALKHSGIKIVTPEWITHSALDKSRKDEAPYHPRLTYQEEDEESEYESRSEGSYSPPGRRRPGPRSRRSSPSSRDDSPASGRGGISPKAERRDELMFDDSDDSSTEKEERNLNWTPAEMTGPPLGPKRRLQPVKDSGLINLCASVPPVPGSAGPSEARAALVPSAAQPGAERTEGMAGWSPAARTLRNITNNSDIQQTTRPPNVAHILQSLSASTKTLEQQQQTNQGQPNAQPNPLLFNQAKPQGQQQLTAEAQQQLLQQQSHQVPQQQPQQQQQQPQQQHPPQQLPQQQHPMLQHLPPQQLMQLHHQQQQQQQQQQPQVPQPGFPPQLPQQQAHQFIQQQPQQQQIHQQQIFTQQQQQQQPQHAFSQQQLRPQQLLRSPMQQQQQLQQQQHALQQQLQQFQQHRLQQQLQQQQQQQQQQQNQQQQQLHQQHLQQQQQQHFLQQQMQQQHMQQLQQQQQQQQHLKSQQQSMQQHPSQQPLQQPQQQQGSLQPQLQPPQVHQLFGHEPGQEIPEDGFLVGCVFAVADYPEQMADKQLLATWKRIIQAYGGIVDSSLNNRCTHLLCETQVSSMYVQALREGRRCVTAHWLNTILKKKKMVPPHRTLHLPFAFPPGAKPCSQHIISVTGFVDSDRDDLKLMAYLAGARYTGYLCRSNTVLICKEPSGLKYEKAKEWRIPCVNAQWLCDILLGNFEALRQIQHSRYSNFNLQEPLIPNQHLVQNLLGAWRAPVKVSPDALAALQLQQKQRQSESNSQPPNKKPRLEEIQSPTKKLPPESTPYIFFTGFEPTQVQQFMKRLHNLGGEIAESAQKCTHLVANKVTRTVKFLTAMSIVKHIVTPEWLEESWKSQKFVDEQNYMLRDAEAEVLFGFSLEESLKRAHTAPLFKGKYFYITPGICPSLITMKAIVESAGGKVLPKQPSFRKIMEHKQNKNLAEIILISCENDLHLCREYFLKNIDTHNAEFILTGVLTQNMDYESYKFT, encoded by the exons ATGTCGGATGAAGAACCGAAGGTCCCGGAGGATCTCTTTAAAGATGTTAAATTTTACGTGGTCGGGGACATTGACCAAAAG GTTGTCCAGCTGCTGAAAGCAGGGAAAGGCAAGGAGGTCTCATACAATGCCTTGGCTACACACATTATAGCAGAGGATGGAGATAACCCAGAGGTTGGGGAGTCACGAGAGGTCTTTGACCTTCCAGTTGTCAAG CCGTCTTGGGTGACTTTGTCTGTCAGATGTGGAGACCTGCTACC AGTTACCGGTTTCTCCCCAGAGTCAGGACAAATATTCTTCGGTGTCACGGCATGTCTCCCTAAA CTACCAGAAGATCTGAACACTCTTTGGGCCTTGATCACTTTTTATGGTGGTGACTGTCAACTCAACCTAAACAAGAAATGTACTCACCTGATTGTTCCAGAGCCAAAAGGG GAAAAGTATGAGGTTGCCCTGAAGCACAGCGGCATCAAAATTGTCACGCCGGAGTGGATCACACACTCCGCATTGGACAAGAGTAGGAAGGACGAGGCTCCGTACCACCCCCGGCTGACCTaccaggaggaggatgaggagagcgaGTACGAGTCGCGCTCTGAGGGCAGCTACAGCCCTCCAGGCCGCAGGCGCCCAGGCCCCAGGTCCCGGAGATCCAGCCCCTCATCAAGAGATGACTCCCCTGCTAGTGGCCGAGGAGGGATCTCGCCCAAAGCCGAGCGACGAGACGAACTCATGTTTGATGACTCGGATGACTCTTCCACGGAGAAGGAGGAGCGGAACCTGAACTGGACCCCAGCGGAGATGACCGGGCCGCCCCTGGGTCCCAAACGCAGACTGCAGCCAGTGAAGGACTCTGGCCTGATCAACCTCTGTGCCAGTGTTCCCCCTGTGCCAGGCAGTGCAGGGCCATCAGAAGCCCGGGCTGCCCTAGTACCCAGTGCTGCCCAGCCGGgggcagagaggacagagggcatGGCAGGCTGGAGCCCAGCGGCCAGGACACTTCGGAACATCACCAACAACTCTGACATCCAGCAGACCACAAGGCCCCCCAACGTTGCACAC ATCCTACAGAGTCTCTCTGCCTCAACGAAGACATTAGAGCAGCAGCAGCAAACGAACCAGGGCCAGCCCAACGCCCAACCCAACCCGCTCCTGTTCAACCAAGCGAAGCCCCAAGGTCAGCAGCAGCTCACAGCCGAAGCACAGCAGCAGTTACTGCAGCAGCAGTCTCATCAGGTCCCCCAACAAcagccacaacaacaacaacaacagccacaaCAACAACACCCACCTCAGCAGCTGCCACAGCAGCAGCACCCCATGCTGCAGCATCTCCCACCACAGCAACTCATGCAGTTGCACcaccagcagcagcaacaacaacagcagcagcagccacaGGTTCCTCAGCCAGGTTTCCCTCCTCAGTTGCCACAACAACAAGCACATCAGTTCATCCAGCAGCAGCCACAGCAACAGCAGATCCACCAACAACAGATCTTCacccagcaacaacaacaacaacaaccacaacatgcATTCTCGCAGCAACAACTACGACCGCAGCAGCTCCTGCGGTCACcaatgcagcagcagcagcagctccagcagcagcagcatgctTTACAACAGCAGCTACAGCAGTTCCAGCAGCACAGGCTCCAGCAACagctgcagcagcaacagcagcagcagcaacagcagcagaaccagcagcaacagcaactccatcaacaacacctccaacagcagcagcagcagcatttcCTGCAGCAACAGATGCAGCAGCAGCACATGCAGCAGCTccagcaacaacagcagcagcagcagcatctgAAGAGCCAGCAGCAGTCGATGCAGCAGCATCCAAGCCAGCAGCCACTCCAGCAGCCGCAGCAGCAGCAAGGGTCACTACAGCCTCAGCTCCAGCCGCCTCAAGTGCACCAGCTGTTTGGCCACGAGCCAGGACAGGAGA TTCCTGAAGATGGCTTCTTGGTGGGCTGTGTGTTTGCTGTTGCTGACTACCCAGAGCAGATGGCAGACAAGCAGCTCCTTGCTACGTGGAAGAGA ATTATCCAGGCCTATGGTGGAATTGTGGACTCCTCTCTCAACAAccgctgtactcacctgctctgtgaAACTCAAGTTAGCAGCATGTATGTCCAG GCCCTACGGGAGGGGAGACGCTGTGTCACTGCCCACTGGTTGAACACAATCCTGAAAAAAAAGAAGATGGTTCCTCCCCACAGAACCCTACACCTCCCCTTCGCCTTCCCACCTGGAGCGAAGCCCTGCTCACAACAC ATCATCTCTGTGACTGGCTTTGTGGACTCAGACCGTGATGACCTGAAGCTAATGGCCTATCTGGCAGGAGCCAGATACACAGGCTACCTCTGTCGTAGCAACACCGTGCTCATCTGTAAAGA gCCCAGTGGTCTGAAGTATGAGAAGGCCAAGGAGTGGAGGATCCCCTGCGTCAATGCCCAGTGGCTCTGTGACATCCTCCTGGGGAACTTTGAGGCTCTCCGGCAGATCCAGCACAGCAGATACTCCAACTTCAACCTGCAGGAACCACTCATCCCCAACCAGCATCTGGTTCAGAACCTACTGG GTGCTTGGCGGGCTCCTGTGAAGGTTTCACCTGATGCGTTGGCAGCATTGCAGCTGCAACAGAAGCAGAGACAGTCTGAGTCAAACTCCCAGCCTCCAAATAAGAAGCCAAG ACTTGAGGAGATTCAATCCCCAACCAAGAAGCTTCCACCAGAGTCGACACCGTACATTTTCTTTACTGGCTTTGAGCCAACACAGGTCCAACAATTCATGAAG AGGCTGCACAACCTTGGAGGGGAGATTGCAGAGAGCGCTCAGAAGTGCACCCATCTGGTGGCCAACAAGGTGACGAGGACGGTGAAGTTTCTCACAGCCATGTCAATCGTCAAGCACATCGTCACCCCTGAGTGGTTAGAAGAGAGCTGGAAGAGCCAGAAGTTTGTCG ATGAGCAGAACTACATGCTGAGAGATGCAGAGGCAGAGGTGCTGTTTGGCTTCAGTCTGGAAGAGTCACTGAAGAGGGCCCACACTGCACCACTCTTCAAG